From the Cherax quadricarinatus isolate ZL_2023a chromosome 22, ASM3850222v1, whole genome shotgun sequence genome, one window contains:
- the LOC128689832 gene encoding zinc finger protein 271 produces MRVNSGEKPYKCSVCLKDFSRKSNLREHRKVHTGDKPHQCSECLKDFSQKSSLVKHMKLHRGEKPYQCSECKKEFSQKSHLIRHMRVHTKEKPYQCSECRKDFSDKSNLLKHMRVHTGEKHYQCPDSVEDFSQKSSHVEPTRLLEEKPYRCSVCLKSFSRKSHLIQHMKVHTKERPYQCTECLKYFSEKSNLLKHRRVHTGEKPYQCSECLKVFSQKSNLIKHLKLHTGEKPYQCSECPKEFKQKSHLMQHMKVHTREKPYQCSECQKNFSEKSHLLRHMNIHTAGKIYKCSKCLKDFLQKSCLVKHMRLHVTQKSQNYSVCLKDFRKITSNEVHESS; encoded by the coding sequence ATGAGAGTCAACAGTGGAGAGAAGCCTTATAAATGTTCAGTGTGTCTAAAAGACTTCTCAAGGAAATCCAATCTAAGAGAACATAGGAAAGTTCATACTGGAGACAAACcacatcagtgttcagagtgtctgaaggATTTTTCACAAAAATCCAGCCTCGTAAAACATATGAAGCTGCATAGAGGAGAGAAACcgtatcaatgttcagagtgcaAGAAAGAATTTTCACAAAAATCACATCTGATACGACATATGAGAGTTCATACAAAAGAGAAAccttatcagtgttcagaatgtcggAAAGACTTCTCGGATAAATCGAATCTCTTAAAACATATGCGAGTACACACAGGAGAGAAACATTATCAGTGTCCTGATAGTGTAGAAGACTTTTCACAAAAATCCAGTCATGTAGAACCCACGAGACTTTTAGAAGAGAAACCTTATCGTTGTTCAGTATGTCTTAAAAGCTTTTCAAGAAAATCGCATTTAATTCAACATATGAAAGTGCATACAAAGGAGAGGCCATATCAGTGTACAGAGTGTCTAAAATATTTCTCTGAAAAATCTAATCTTTTAAAACATAGACGAGTCCATAcaggagagaagccatatcagtgttcagagtgtctaaaagTTTTTTCACAAAAATCTAATTTAATCAAACACTTGAAACTtcacacaggagagaaaccatatcagtgttcagagtgtcctAAAGAGTTTAAACAAAAATCACATCTGATGCAACATATGAAGGTTCACACTAGAGAGAAGCCTTATCAATGTTCAGAATGCCAAAAAAACTTCTCAGAAAAATCACACTTATTAAGACATATGAATATTCATACAGCAGGAAAGATATATAAATGTTCAAAGTGTTTGAAAGACTTTTTGCAAAAATCATGTCTTGTAAAACACATGAGACTTCATGTGACACAGAAGTCTCAGAATTATTCAGTGTGCCTAAAAGACTTCAGAAAAATAACATCTAACGAGGTTCATGAGAGCTCATAA